From a region of the bacterium genome:
- a CDS encoding DUF3644 domain-containing protein, with product MVRLPRRVRGLVTKSRDAALLAVDIYNKPATKFRSYSFIVMMNIAWTSLFHAIFEKQGIKYFYRKKDSNRYIYIDGERKAWDLSKCIKEYFKDRNPPARENLIFYRPKKPNRA from the coding sequence ATGGTAAGACTTCCAAGAAGAGTAAGAGGATTGGTTACAAAATCCCGAGATGCTGCCCTGTTAGCGGTGGATATATATAATAAACCAGCTACGAAATTTCGGTCGTATAGTTTCATTGTTATGATGAATATTGCTTGGACATCTCTATTTCATGCCATATTTGAAAAGCAGGGAATTAAGTACTTCTATAGAAAAAAAGATTCAAATAGGTATATTTACATAGACGGGGAGAGAAAAGCATGGGACTTAAGTAAATGTATTAAGGAATACTTCAAAGATAGAAATCCTCCAGCAAGAGAAAATTTAATTTTTTATAGGCCTAAGAAACCAAATAGAGCATAG